The sequence below is a genomic window from Streptomyces sudanensis.
TCGCGGCGTCGACGACGGTGACCATGGTGTCCAGGCGGGCGAGGTCGCCGAGGGTGGCGCCGTCGTCGCGGGGGAAGGCGAAGGTGGCGGCCACCGGCATGGGTTCGGAGATGCCGCTGGACTCGATGAGGAGGTAGTCGAACCGGTCCTCGCGGGCGAGGCGGTCCACCTCCTCCAGCAGGTCGTCGCGGAGGGTGCAGCAGATGCACCCGTTGGTCATCTCGACCAGCCGCTCCTCGGTCCGCGACAGGGCGGCCTCGCCGCCGCGCACCAGCGCGGCGTCGATGTTGACCTCGCTCATGTCGTTGACGATGACCGCGACCCGCAGGCCCTCGCGGTTGCCCAGCACGTGGTTGAGCAGCGTGGTCTTGCCCGCTCCGAGGAAGCCGGACAGGACGGTGACGGGAAGTCGCCCGGCCACGCCCGTCAGCCCTCGGGGCGCAGCAGGCCGCGCTCGTACGCCTTCACCAGGCGCTGCGGGACCTGGTGGACGACGCCGTCGACCGTGACCGGCACCAGTTGGGCCGTGACGGCCTTCCACTGGGCGCGGCGGTGGCGGGTGTTGCTGCGGGACATCTTCCGCTTGGGAACGGCCATGACGAATCTCCAGGTCCGATGGGGTGGCACCACGCTACATGAAAATGGATGCCATTACCGAATCAGGGTCGTGTCCCGTTCCCGTGCACCGTTCCCGTACCCCCGTCCCCATGCGGACGCCGGAGCGGAGCGGCGGCCCGCGCGCTGCGCCCGTCCGCGCTCCCCGCCCGAACGCGCCCCCGCTCGAACGCGCCGGCGGCCGGTCCGGGAAGGCACCGAAGGACCCTCCCGGACCGGCCGCCGGCCGGCGCACTCCGCGGCGGGGCACCCCTCAGGGGGCCGCCCCGCCGCGGAGCGCGGTGCTACATCTCCTCGAGGAGGCTGGTCACC
It includes:
- the rpmF gene encoding 50S ribosomal protein L32; its protein translation is MAVPKRKMSRSNTRHRRAQWKAVTAQLVPVTVDGVVHQVPQRLVKAYERGLLRPEG